From Pagrus major chromosome 9, Pma_NU_1.0, the proteins below share one genomic window:
- the LOC141002249 gene encoding gamma-crystallin M2-like isoform X1, translating into MLNTGLNAFSQIIFYEDKNFQGRSYECSNDCTDLHSYFSRCNSIRVESGCFMIYERPNFMGHQYFMRRGEYPDYQRWMGFSSCIRSCRMIPVYRGSYRLRIYEKPDFSGHMMEFMDDCPCVSDRFHHRHVYSCNVMNGYWIFYEYPNYRGRQYFLRTGEYRRYRDWCATCAIVGSFRRVTEF; encoded by the exons atgttgaacACTGGGCtgaatgctttttc ccagatTATCTTTTACGAGGACAAAAACTTCCAGGGTCGGAGCTATGAGTGCAGCAATGACTGCACAGACCTTCACTCGTACTTCAGCCGCTGCAACTCCATCAGGGTGGAGAGTGGCTGCTTCATGATCTATGAACGACCCAACTTCATGGGCCACCAGTACTTCATGAGGAGGGGAGAGTATCCTGACTACCAGAGGTGGATGGGCTTCAGTAGCTGTATCCGTTCGTGCCGGATGATCCCAGTG TATCGAGGATCCTACAGATTGCGCATCTATGAGAAGCCTGACTTCAGCGGCCACATGATGGAGTTCATGGATGACTGTCCCTGTGTGTCTGACCGTTTCCATCACCGCCATGTCTACTCCTGTAATGTTATGAATGGCTACTGGATCTTCTATGAGTACCCCAACTACCGAGGCAGACAGTACTTCCTGAGAACTGGGGAGTACAGGAGGTACCGCGACTGGTGCGCCACCTGCGCCATTGTCGGGTCCTTCAGGAGGGTCACCGAATTTTAG
- the LOC141002249 gene encoding gamma-crystallin M2-like isoform X3, whose amino-acid sequence MSLGKIIFYEDKNFQGRSYECSNDCTDLHSYFSRCNSIRVESGCFMIYERPNFMGHQYFMRRGEYPDYQRWMGFSSCIRSCRMIPVYRGSYRLRIYEKPDFSGHMMEFMDDCPCVSDRFHHRHVYSCNVMNGYWIFYEYPNYRGRQYFLRTGEYRRYRDWCATCAIVGSFRRVTEF is encoded by the exons atGTCATTAGGCAAA atTATCTTTTACGAGGACAAAAACTTCCAGGGTCGGAGCTATGAGTGCAGCAATGACTGCACAGACCTTCACTCGTACTTCAGCCGCTGCAACTCCATCAGGGTGGAGAGTGGCTGCTTCATGATCTATGAACGACCCAACTTCATGGGCCACCAGTACTTCATGAGGAGGGGAGAGTATCCTGACTACCAGAGGTGGATGGGCTTCAGTAGCTGTATCCGTTCGTGCCGGATGATCCCAGTG TATCGAGGATCCTACAGATTGCGCATCTATGAGAAGCCTGACTTCAGCGGCCACATGATGGAGTTCATGGATGACTGTCCCTGTGTGTCTGACCGTTTCCATCACCGCCATGTCTACTCCTGTAATGTTATGAATGGCTACTGGATCTTCTATGAGTACCCCAACTACCGAGGCAGACAGTACTTCCTGAGAACTGGGGAGTACAGGAGGTACCGCGACTGGTGCGCCACCTGCGCCATTGTCGGGTCCTTCAGGAGGGTCACCGAATTTTAG
- the LOC141002249 gene encoding gamma-crystallin M2-like isoform X2, whose translation MLNTGLNVSHQIIFYEDKNFQGRSYECSNDCTDLHSYFSRCNSIRVESGCFMIYERPNFMGHQYFMRRGEYPDYQRWMGFSSCIRSCRMIPVYRGSYRLRIYEKPDFSGHMMEFMDDCPCVSDRFHHRHVYSCNVMNGYWIFYEYPNYRGRQYFLRTGEYRRYRDWCATCAIVGSFRRVTEF comes from the exons atgttgaacACTGGGCtgaatg tttcccaccagatTATCTTTTACGAGGACAAAAACTTCCAGGGTCGGAGCTATGAGTGCAGCAATGACTGCACAGACCTTCACTCGTACTTCAGCCGCTGCAACTCCATCAGGGTGGAGAGTGGCTGCTTCATGATCTATGAACGACCCAACTTCATGGGCCACCAGTACTTCATGAGGAGGGGAGAGTATCCTGACTACCAGAGGTGGATGGGCTTCAGTAGCTGTATCCGTTCGTGCCGGATGATCCCAGTG TATCGAGGATCCTACAGATTGCGCATCTATGAGAAGCCTGACTTCAGCGGCCACATGATGGAGTTCATGGATGACTGTCCCTGTGTGTCTGACCGTTTCCATCACCGCCATGTCTACTCCTGTAATGTTATGAATGGCTACTGGATCTTCTATGAGTACCCCAACTACCGAGGCAGACAGTACTTCCTGAGAACTGGGGAGTACAGGAGGTACCGCGACTGGTGCGCCACCTGCGCCATTGTCGGGTCCTTCAGGAGGGTCACCGAATTTTAG
- the LOC141002250 gene encoding gamma-crystallin S-1-like — MGKIIFYEDRNFQGRSHECIGDSADLHSYFNRCNSIRVESGCFMIYERPNYMGNQYYLKRGEYSDNQRVIGMNDCVRSCRMIPQVGSYRMRLYERSDMSGQMHELEDDCPNVQDRLNMSDFNSCNVMDGHWLLYDQPNYKGRAYYLRPGEYRRYSDWGGVSPKVGSLRRITDFN, encoded by the exons ATGGGAAAg ATCATATTTTACGAAGACAGAAACTTTCAAGGGCGCTCTCATGAGTGCATTGGCGACTCTGCCGACCTTCACTCCTACTTCAACAGATGTAACTCCATCAGGGTGGAGAGTGGCTGCTTCATGATCTATGAGAGGCCCAACTACATGGGCAACCAGTACTACCTCAAAAGAGGAGAGTACTCTGATAACCAGCGTGTGATTGGAATGAATGACTGCGTTAGATCTTGCCGTATGATCCCCCAGGTAG GCTCCTACAGGATGAGGCTTTACGAACGCTCCGACATGAGCGGCCAGATGCATGAGCTGGAGGATGACTGTCCAAATGTCCAGGACCGCCTCAACATGTCTGACTTCAACTCCTGTAATGTGATGGATGGCCACTGGCTGCTGTACGACCAACCCAACTACAAGGGCAGAGCATACTATCTGAGGCCTGGAGAGTACAGGAGATACAGCGACTGGGGAGGCGTCAGCCCGAAAGTCGGTTCCCTCAGAAGAATCACTGACTTCAACTGA
- the LOC141002249 gene encoding gamma-crystallin M2-like isoform X5 — protein MGKIIFYEDKNFQGRSYECSNDCTDLHSYFSRCNSIRVESGCFMIYERPNFMGHQYFMRRGEYPDYQRWMGFSSCIRSCRMIPVYRGSYRLRIYEKPDFSGHMMEFMDDCPCVSDRFHHRHVYSCNVMNGYWIFYEYPNYRGRQYFLRTGEYRRYRDWCATCAIVGSFRRVTEF, from the exons ATGGGGAAG atTATCTTTTACGAGGACAAAAACTTCCAGGGTCGGAGCTATGAGTGCAGCAATGACTGCACAGACCTTCACTCGTACTTCAGCCGCTGCAACTCCATCAGGGTGGAGAGTGGCTGCTTCATGATCTATGAACGACCCAACTTCATGGGCCACCAGTACTTCATGAGGAGGGGAGAGTATCCTGACTACCAGAGGTGGATGGGCTTCAGTAGCTGTATCCGTTCGTGCCGGATGATCCCAGTG TATCGAGGATCCTACAGATTGCGCATCTATGAGAAGCCTGACTTCAGCGGCCACATGATGGAGTTCATGGATGACTGTCCCTGTGTGTCTGACCGTTTCCATCACCGCCATGTCTACTCCTGTAATGTTATGAATGGCTACTGGATCTTCTATGAGTACCCCAACTACCGAGGCAGACAGTACTTCCTGAGAACTGGGGAGTACAGGAGGTACCGCGACTGGTGCGCCACCTGCGCCATTGTCGGGTCCTTCAGGAGGGTCACCGAATTTTAG
- the LOC141002249 gene encoding gamma-crystallin M2-like isoform X4 produces the protein MGKIIFYEDKNFQGRSYECSNDCTDLHSYFSRCNSIRVESGCFMIYERPNFMGHQYFMRRGEYPDYQRWMGFSSCIRSCRMIPYRGSYRLRIYEKPDFSGHMMEFMDDCPCVSDRFHHRHVYSCNVMNGYWIFYEYPNYRGRQYFLRTGEYRRYRDWCATCAIVGSFRRVTEF, from the exons ATGGGGAAG atTATCTTTTACGAGGACAAAAACTTCCAGGGTCGGAGCTATGAGTGCAGCAATGACTGCACAGACCTTCACTCGTACTTCAGCCGCTGCAACTCCATCAGGGTGGAGAGTGGCTGCTTCATGATCTATGAACGACCCAACTTCATGGGCCACCAGTACTTCATGAGGAGGGGAGAGTATCCTGACTACCAGAGGTGGATGGGCTTCAGTAGCTGTATCCGTTCGTGCCGGATGATCCCA TATCGAGGATCCTACAGATTGCGCATCTATGAGAAGCCTGACTTCAGCGGCCACATGATGGAGTTCATGGATGACTGTCCCTGTGTGTCTGACCGTTTCCATCACCGCCATGTCTACTCCTGTAATGTTATGAATGGCTACTGGATCTTCTATGAGTACCCCAACTACCGAGGCAGACAGTACTTCCTGAGAACTGGGGAGTACAGGAGGTACCGCGACTGGTGCGCCACCTGCGCCATTGTCGGGTCCTTCAGGAGGGTCACCGAATTTTAG